Proteins encoded together in one Micromonospora auratinigra window:
- a CDS encoding maleylpyruvate isomerase N-terminal domain-containing protein: MGPGPDGGAGMDTVRAAFRDECARLEQELRDLTGADLDRPTRCPPWTVRDLLAHVATGVGRLADMLAGPAPERAEVDAAGYFGAAKFTPQVDRDRIDSARRQAPAGVPEVVAGFARAWRATDAAVAAAPAGRLVRTRHGDAMTLTEFLRTRVVEVGVHGLDLADALDRRAWLTPTAAEVVADLLRAGRRVPGWDALTLVRKATGRAPLTDAERALLDRAGLRGLSFGG, translated from the coding sequence CTGGGGCCCGGACCGGACGGGGGAGCGGGGATGGACACGGTACGCGCGGCGTTCCGGGACGAGTGCGCCCGGCTGGAGCAGGAACTGCGTGACCTCACCGGAGCGGACCTGGACCGGCCCACCCGCTGCCCGCCGTGGACGGTCCGGGACCTGCTGGCGCACGTGGCCACCGGCGTCGGGCGGCTGGCCGACATGCTCGCCGGGCCGGCCCCCGAGCGGGCCGAGGTGGACGCCGCCGGCTACTTCGGCGCGGCCAAGTTCACCCCGCAGGTCGACCGGGACCGGATCGACAGCGCCCGCCGGCAGGCCCCGGCCGGCGTACCCGAGGTGGTGGCGGGGTTCGCCCGGGCCTGGCGGGCCACCGACGCGGCGGTCGCCGCCGCACCGGCCGGGCGGCTGGTCCGCACCCGGCACGGGGACGCGATGACGCTGACCGAGTTCCTGCGTACCCGGGTGGTGGAGGTCGGGGTGCACGGCCTGGACCTGGCCGACGCGCTGGACCGGCGGGCCTGGCTGACCCCGACGGCGGCGGAGGTGGTGGCGGACCTGCTCCGCGCCGGCCGGCGGGTGCCGGGGTGGGACGCGCTGACGCTGGTCCGCAAGGCCACCGGCCGTGCTCCGCTCACCGACGCGGAACGGGCGCTGCTCGACCGGGCGGGCCTGCGCGGGCTCTCCTTCGGAGGCTGA
- a CDS encoding YbhB/YbcL family Raf kinase inhibitor-like protein produces the protein MSGIMLRSTAFTDHDLLPGRFARDGENLSPPLQWADVPDATEELVLLVEDPDAGREPFLHWLVTGISPEAGEVPEGGVPPGGREWPNSFGETGWSGPMPPKGEDAHRYFFRLYALDRPLDLAGAPAAGEVHRALKGRELASGTTVGTYYR, from the coding sequence ATGTCCGGCATCATGCTGCGCAGCACCGCGTTCACCGACCACGACCTGTTGCCCGGACGATTCGCCCGGGACGGCGAGAACCTGTCGCCGCCGTTGCAGTGGGCGGACGTACCGGACGCCACGGAGGAACTGGTGCTGCTCGTCGAGGACCCGGACGCGGGCCGGGAACCGTTCCTGCACTGGCTGGTCACCGGGATCTCACCCGAGGCGGGTGAGGTGCCCGAGGGCGGCGTGCCGCCGGGCGGCCGGGAATGGCCGAACAGTTTCGGCGAGACCGGGTGGAGCGGGCCGATGCCGCCCAAGGGCGAGGACGCGCACCGGTACTTCTTCCGCCTCTACGCGCTGGACCGGCCGCTGGACCTGGCGGGCGCGCCGGCGGCCGGCGAGGTGCACCGGGCGCTGAAGGGCCGGGAACTGGCCAGCGGCACCACGGTCGGCACCTACTACCGCTGA
- a CDS encoding phosphatase PAP2 family protein, producing MRVRETARGWTAVWLVVLALVQTAAFLLVWRFAVHTELGQWLDTVALTGNRIGQDRIDGPVDRILNAMSVVSLLATTAVIGFIALIRGRKALAVTATLLIAGANVTTQVLKHFLVRPDFGIDPERAAAGNSLPSGHTAVAASVAVALILVLPAKVRVLGAFLGAGYAAVAGVATLSAGWHRPSDAVAAYLVVGAWAAAGGMLLLFFQRDTAEISPTDAHRMAAAVLGGLGVLALAVSGLALTWLAARSGTPADELTRRPLFIGYAGSAAGIAGTIGVVAALVLAVVHRVVPRVKG from the coding sequence GTGCGGGTGCGTGAGACGGCGAGGGGTTGGACGGCGGTCTGGTTGGTCGTACTGGCCCTGGTCCAGACGGCTGCGTTCCTGCTGGTGTGGCGGTTCGCCGTGCACACCGAACTGGGGCAGTGGCTGGACACGGTGGCGTTGACCGGCAACCGGATCGGCCAGGATCGCATCGACGGTCCGGTCGACCGGATCCTCAACGCGATGTCGGTGGTGTCCCTGCTGGCCACCACCGCGGTGATCGGCTTCATCGCGCTGATCCGGGGCCGCAAGGCGCTCGCCGTCACCGCCACCCTGCTGATCGCCGGGGCCAACGTGACCACCCAGGTGCTCAAGCACTTCCTGGTCCGCCCCGACTTCGGCATCGACCCCGAACGGGCGGCGGCCGGCAACAGCCTGCCCAGCGGCCACACCGCCGTCGCGGCGTCGGTGGCCGTCGCGCTGATCCTGGTGCTGCCCGCGAAGGTCCGGGTGCTCGGCGCGTTCCTCGGCGCCGGTTACGCCGCGGTGGCGGGGGTGGCCACCCTCTCCGCCGGCTGGCACCGGCCCAGCGACGCCGTCGCCGCGTACCTGGTGGTGGGGGCCTGGGCGGCGGCGGGCGGAATGCTGCTGCTCTTCTTCCAGCGGGACACCGCCGAGATCTCCCCGACCGACGCGCACCGGATGGCGGCGGCGGTGCTGGGCGGCCTCGGCGTGCTCGCGCTCGCCGTCTCCGGGCTCGCCCTCACCTGGCTGGCCGCCCGCTCCGGCACCCCCGCCGACGAGCTCACCCGCCGCCCCCTCTTCATCGGGTACGCGGGCAGCGCGGCCGGTATCGCCGGGACCATCGGCGTGGTGGCCGCGCTGGTGCTCGCGGTGGTGCACCGCGTGGTGCCCCGCGTCAAGGGCTGA
- a CDS encoding polysaccharide lyase family 7 protein, whose product MRRTLAVAVPLALLAAGLTATPATAATTLPVSAVVASSDDGNVPANTLDGDLATRWSAQGAGAWIRYDLGTSTTVGSIALAWHRGDERTSSFAVQTSADAAAWTTVIGRRDSSGTTLQLETYDFTDRPARYVRVVGYGNTVNDWTSITETRVYGADGGSGCAVPADVLNLTNWKITLPTGPAEDPDEITQPTLAGFRSSPWFVTAASCSAVQFRAAVNGTTTSGSGYPRSELREMTGNGASNASWSSTSGTHTMSFEEAFTALPATKPQLVGAQIHDTADDITVFRLEGTNLYVTNGDNAHYKLVTSGYQLGTRYRGKFVVGGGQVKVYYNDVLQTTITRSFSGAYFKAGAYTQANCTNSAPCSDTNYGQTLIYALSVSHS is encoded by the coding sequence ATGCGACGTACCCTCGCAGTCGCCGTACCGCTGGCGCTGCTCGCCGCGGGCCTGACCGCCACCCCCGCCACGGCCGCCACCACCCTGCCGGTCAGTGCCGTCGTCGCCAGCTCGGACGACGGCAACGTGCCGGCCAACACCCTCGACGGCGACCTCGCGACCCGGTGGTCGGCGCAGGGCGCCGGCGCCTGGATCCGCTACGACCTCGGCACCAGCACCACGGTCGGCTCGATCGCGCTGGCCTGGCACAGGGGCGACGAGCGGACCAGCAGCTTCGCCGTGCAGACCTCGGCCGACGCCGCCGCCTGGACCACCGTGATCGGCCGGCGCGACAGCAGTGGCACCACGCTCCAGCTGGAGACGTACGACTTCACCGACCGTCCGGCCCGGTACGTGCGGGTGGTCGGCTACGGCAACACCGTCAACGACTGGACCAGCATCACCGAGACCCGGGTCTACGGCGCGGACGGCGGCAGCGGCTGCGCGGTCCCCGCCGACGTGCTTAACCTGACCAACTGGAAGATCACCCTGCCCACCGGACCGGCCGAGGACCCGGACGAGATCACCCAGCCCACCCTGGCCGGGTTCCGGTCCTCCCCCTGGTTCGTCACCGCCGCCTCCTGCTCGGCCGTGCAGTTCCGGGCCGCGGTCAACGGCACCACCACCAGCGGCTCCGGCTACCCGCGCTCGGAGCTGCGGGAGATGACCGGCAACGGGGCGAGCAACGCGAGCTGGTCCTCCACCTCCGGCACCCACACGATGAGCTTCGAGGAGGCGTTCACGGCCCTGCCGGCGACCAAGCCGCAGCTGGTCGGCGCGCAGATCCACGACACCGCCGACGACATCACGGTGTTCCGGCTGGAGGGCACCAACCTCTACGTCACCAACGGCGACAACGCCCACTACAAGCTGGTCACCAGCGGCTACCAGCTGGGCACCCGGTACCGGGGCAAGTTCGTGGTCGGCGGCGGACAGGTCAAGGTCTACTACAACGACGTGCTCCAGACGACCATCACCCGCAGCTTCTCCGGCGCCTACTTCAAGGCCGGCGCGTACACCCAGGCGAACTGCACCAACTCCGCGCCGTGCAGCGACACCAACTACGGCCAGACGCTGATCTACGCCCTCTCGGTCAGCCACTCCTGA
- a CDS encoding DUF3159 domain-containing protein: protein MTGTAPGRTPPGPQATESLTDLLGGRRGAVDATVPAVAFAAGWLVAGLWGGVGTAVAAGAAVAGWRLRRGDRPRSVLVGLLAVCLAALVALRTGRAGDFFLLQLLSNAASGLAWAVSIVVRWPLLGVVVGAALGQRTRWRRDSALLRAYARGSWVWVATYVLRLAVFVPLWLGGQVLALVVARVALTWPLVAAALAASWWVIRRALPPGHPGLRHPVVASGGDERPQTGKKRGRHGGSGLS, encoded by the coding sequence GTGACCGGCACCGCACCCGGGCGGACCCCGCCCGGTCCGCAGGCGACGGAGTCCCTCACCGACCTGCTCGGCGGTCGGCGGGGCGCGGTCGACGCCACCGTCCCGGCGGTGGCCTTCGCGGCCGGCTGGCTGGTCGCCGGGCTGTGGGGCGGCGTCGGCACGGCGGTGGCGGCGGGGGCGGCGGTGGCCGGCTGGCGGCTGCGCCGCGGGGACCGGCCGCGCTCGGTGCTGGTGGGGCTGCTCGCGGTCTGCCTGGCCGCGCTGGTCGCCCTGCGCACCGGCCGGGCCGGCGACTTCTTCCTGCTGCAACTGCTCTCCAACGCGGCGAGCGGGCTGGCCTGGGCGGTCAGCATCGTGGTGCGCTGGCCGCTGCTCGGAGTGGTGGTCGGCGCGGCGCTGGGGCAGCGGACCCGCTGGCGGCGCGACTCCGCGCTGCTGCGGGCGTACGCGCGGGGTTCCTGGGTGTGGGTGGCGACCTACGTGCTGCGGCTGGCTGTCTTCGTGCCGCTCTGGCTCGGCGGCCAGGTGCTCGCGCTGGTGGTGGCCCGGGTGGCGCTGACCTGGCCGCTGGTCGCGGCCGCGCTGGCGGCGAGTTGGTGGGTGATCCGGCGGGCGCTGCCGCCCGGGCATCCGGGGCTGCGCCACCCGGTCGTGGCGTCCGGCGGGGACGAGCGCCCGCAGACAGGAAAGAAGAGAGGCCGCCACGGGGGGAGCGGCCTCTCTTGA
- a CDS encoding glycoside hydrolase family 48 protein yields MARRRRTAMLAATALVIGGVALPAGAAQAAPACDVAYVPNDWGGGFTATVSIKNLGDAINGWTLKWNFANSTQKVTNGWSAKWSQSGTAVTATNESWNGSLPTGGTTDIGFQGTYSGSNPKPTAFTLNGVACNGAPTNQLPTVSLGVPAGPFEAPADVPLTATASDPDGTISKVEFYRNGLLVNTDTTAPYGYDLLDLPAGSYTVQAKAYDNAGGSAVAEKSFTVNPATGPKLIATPSAVTVAEGGTSTVKYTLSAAPTANVPVTLAVTGDSDITVSPATVTLTPSNWSTGVSATVAAAEDADTVGGTATITASATGFAPLAVVATEADNDVPGGNNAYITKFLDQYGKIKNSGYFSPEGVPYHSVETLIVEAPDYGHETTSEAFSFWLWLEAQYGRVTQNWAPFNNAWTVMEKYIIPSHADQPTAGAPGTPQYAAEHNLPSQYPSALEPNVPVGQDPLRSELQSTYGTGDIYGMHWLLDVDNTYGYGHCGDGTTRPAYINTFQRGTQESVWETVPQPSCDTFKHGGQYGYLDLFVKESNAPAKQWKYTDAPDADARAVQAAYWALTWAKAQGKEADVAATVAKAAKMGDYLRYALFDKYFKKIGNCVGTTTCPAGSGRDSAHYLLSWYYAWGGAYDTSQNWSWRIGSSHNHFGYQNPLAAWALTNVPELKPKSATATADWQKSFDRQLEFYTWLQSAEGGIAGGATNSWDGAYAQPPAGTATFYGMFYDVDPVYNDPPSNQWFGMQAWSMQRIAELYLQTGNAKAKALLDKWVPWAIANTTLGTNWSIPSDMKWTGQPNNWDPANPQANTNLHVEVTVKGQDVGVAAAYARTLIAYAAKSGNAAAKTTAKGLLDALSAAADSKGVSMPEKRGDYKRFDDVYNATDGQGLYIPPGWTGKMPNGDAIAAGKSFLDIRSFYKNDPDFPKVQAYLNGGAEPVFNYHRFWAQADVAMAYADYGTYFPQG; encoded by the coding sequence ATGGCCAGACGTCGCCGTACGGCGATGCTCGCCGCCACCGCCCTCGTCATCGGCGGGGTCGCGCTGCCGGCCGGCGCCGCGCAGGCCGCCCCGGCGTGCGACGTGGCGTACGTGCCGAACGACTGGGGCGGCGGCTTCACCGCCACCGTCAGCATCAAGAACCTGGGCGACGCCATCAACGGCTGGACGCTCAAGTGGAACTTCGCCAACAGCACCCAGAAGGTCACCAACGGCTGGTCGGCCAAGTGGAGCCAGTCCGGCACCGCGGTGACCGCCACCAACGAGTCGTGGAACGGCTCGCTGCCCACCGGGGGCACCACCGACATCGGCTTCCAGGGCACCTACAGCGGGTCCAACCCGAAGCCGACGGCGTTCACCCTCAACGGGGTCGCCTGCAACGGCGCGCCGACCAACCAGCTGCCCACGGTCTCCCTCGGGGTGCCGGCCGGGCCGTTCGAGGCCCCCGCCGACGTGCCGCTGACCGCGACCGCCAGCGACCCGGACGGGACGATCAGCAAGGTCGAGTTCTACCGCAACGGCCTGCTGGTCAACACCGACACCACCGCCCCGTACGGGTACGACCTGCTGGACCTGCCGGCCGGCAGCTACACCGTGCAGGCCAAGGCGTACGACAACGCCGGTGGCTCGGCGGTCGCCGAGAAGTCCTTCACGGTCAACCCGGCCACCGGGCCGAAGCTGATCGCCACCCCGTCGGCGGTCACCGTCGCCGAGGGCGGCACCTCGACGGTGAAGTACACCCTCAGCGCCGCGCCGACCGCCAACGTCCCGGTGACCCTCGCCGTCACCGGGGACAGCGACATCACCGTCTCGCCGGCCACGGTGACGCTCACCCCGAGCAACTGGAGCACCGGCGTCTCGGCCACGGTGGCCGCCGCGGAGGACGCCGACACCGTCGGCGGCACCGCCACGATCACCGCCTCGGCCACCGGCTTCGCACCGCTGGCCGTGGTCGCCACCGAGGCGGACAACGACGTGCCGGGCGGGAACAACGCGTACATCACCAAGTTCCTCGACCAGTACGGCAAGATCAAGAACTCGGGCTACTTCAGCCCCGAGGGCGTGCCGTACCACTCGGTCGAGACGCTGATCGTCGAGGCGCCCGACTACGGCCACGAGACCACCTCGGAGGCGTTCAGCTTCTGGCTCTGGCTGGAGGCGCAGTACGGCCGGGTGACCCAGAACTGGGCGCCGTTCAACAACGCCTGGACGGTGATGGAGAAGTACATCATCCCGTCGCACGCCGACCAGCCCACCGCCGGCGCCCCGGGCACCCCGCAGTACGCCGCCGAGCACAACCTGCCCAGCCAGTACCCGTCGGCCCTGGAGCCGAACGTGCCGGTCGGCCAGGACCCGCTGCGCTCGGAGCTGCAGTCCACCTACGGCACCGGTGACATCTACGGCATGCACTGGCTGCTGGACGTCGACAACACCTACGGCTACGGCCACTGCGGCGACGGCACCACCCGGCCCGCGTACATCAACACCTTCCAGCGGGGCACCCAGGAGTCGGTGTGGGAGACCGTGCCGCAGCCGTCCTGCGACACGTTCAAGCACGGCGGCCAGTACGGCTACCTCGACCTGTTCGTCAAGGAGTCGAACGCCCCGGCGAAGCAGTGGAAGTACACCGACGCCCCGGACGCCGACGCCCGCGCCGTGCAGGCCGCCTACTGGGCGCTGACCTGGGCCAAGGCCCAGGGCAAGGAGGCCGACGTCGCGGCCACCGTGGCCAAGGCCGCCAAGATGGGTGACTACCTGCGCTACGCGCTCTTCGACAAGTACTTCAAGAAGATCGGCAACTGCGTCGGCACGACCACCTGCCCGGCCGGCTCGGGCCGCGACTCGGCGCACTACCTGCTCTCCTGGTACTACGCCTGGGGTGGCGCGTACGACACCTCGCAGAACTGGTCGTGGCGGATCGGCTCCAGCCACAACCACTTCGGCTACCAGAACCCGCTGGCCGCGTGGGCGCTGACCAACGTGCCGGAGCTGAAGCCCAAGTCCGCCACGGCGACCGCCGACTGGCAGAAGAGCTTCGACCGGCAGCTGGAGTTCTACACCTGGCTCCAGTCCGCCGAGGGCGGCATCGCCGGTGGCGCCACCAACAGCTGGGACGGCGCGTACGCCCAGCCGCCGGCCGGCACGGCCACCTTCTACGGCATGTTCTACGACGTCGACCCGGTCTACAACGACCCGCCGTCGAACCAGTGGTTCGGCATGCAGGCCTGGTCAATGCAGCGCATCGCCGAGCTGTACCTGCAGACCGGTAACGCGAAGGCCAAGGCGCTGCTGGACAAGTGGGTGCCGTGGGCCATCGCCAACACCACGCTGGGCACCAACTGGTCGATCCCGTCGGACATGAAGTGGACCGGCCAGCCCAACAACTGGGACCCGGCCAACCCGCAGGCGAACACCAACCTGCACGTCGAGGTGACGGTGAAGGGCCAGGACGTCGGCGTCGCCGCCGCCTACGCCCGGACCCTGATCGCGTACGCCGCGAAGTCCGGCAACGCGGCGGCGAAGACCACCGCCAAGGGCCTGCTGGACGCGCTCTCGGCGGCCGCCGACAGCAAGGGCGTGTCGATGCCGGAGAAGCGCGGCGACTACAAGCGCTTCGACGACGTCTACAACGCCACCGACGGCCAGGGCCTCTACATCCCGCCGGGCTGGACCGGGAAGATGCCGAACGGTGACGCCATCGCCGCCGGCAAGAGCTTCCTGGACATCCGGTCGTTCTACAAGAACGACCCGGACTTCCCGAAGGTGCAGGCGTACCTGAACGGTGGCGCCGAACCGGTCTTCAACTACCACCGGTTCTGGGCGCAGGCGGACGTCGCCATGGCGTACGCCGACTACGGCACCTACTTCCCCCAGGGGTGA
- a CDS encoding GH1 family beta-glucosidase: MSLLTRRRLLRRAAASATAAGAARAGLTGAVAAGAAAGSTALSGCDDSPDTTPATAGSARGPLRFPSGFGWGAATSAYQIEGAAKEDGRGESIWDTFSHTPGRTRNGDTGDVAADHYHRYAEDLDLMRDLGLRSYRFSVSWPRIQADGSGRPNQRGLDFYRRLVDGLHERGIAPMLTLFHWDLPQALQDAGGWENRDTAERFAEYADVMFHALGDRVPVWLTINEPKTVVQNGYLWGHHAPGRQDPDAAYLVAHHLQLAHGLAVRALRARGVDARIGPALNLHPCYPADDTAEAATATRLHDGYENRLYLDSILKGAYPADVLADLGPDSRMVRAVRDGDLAVIASPVDLLAVQYYTPLYVTGQGGTVTRWPTSEAEWQQIYPEGMYDILTRVTRDYGRIPITITENGLPCPDRLDADGTVDDAGRIDFLRDHFAAAHRAIRDGVPLESYHVWSLLDNFEWAEGYEQRWGLVYVDYPTQRRVLKRSAHWYRTVIRDNGL, encoded by the coding sequence ATGTCGCTACTCACCCGACGGCGCCTGCTCCGGCGCGCCGCAGCATCCGCGACCGCCGCCGGTGCGGCCCGCGCCGGACTCACCGGCGCCGTCGCCGCGGGGGCCGCCGCCGGCTCGACCGCGCTGAGCGGCTGCGACGACAGCCCCGACACCACCCCGGCGACCGCGGGCTCCGCGCGCGGTCCGCTGCGCTTCCCGTCCGGCTTCGGCTGGGGCGCGGCCACCTCGGCGTACCAGATCGAGGGCGCGGCCAAGGAGGACGGCCGGGGCGAGTCGATCTGGGACACCTTCAGCCACACCCCGGGCCGCACCCGCAACGGGGACACCGGCGACGTCGCCGCCGACCACTACCACCGGTACGCCGAGGACCTCGACCTGATGCGCGACCTCGGTCTGCGCAGCTACCGGTTCTCGGTCTCCTGGCCCCGGATCCAGGCCGACGGCTCCGGCCGGCCCAACCAGCGGGGCCTCGACTTCTACCGGCGCCTGGTCGACGGGCTGCACGAGCGGGGCATCGCCCCGATGCTGACCCTGTTCCACTGGGACCTCCCCCAGGCGCTGCAGGACGCCGGCGGCTGGGAGAACCGGGACACCGCCGAACGCTTCGCCGAGTACGCCGACGTGATGTTCCACGCCCTCGGCGACCGGGTGCCGGTCTGGCTGACCATCAACGAGCCGAAGACCGTGGTGCAGAACGGCTACCTGTGGGGGCACCACGCGCCCGGCCGGCAGGACCCCGACGCGGCGTACCTGGTCGCCCACCACCTCCAGCTCGCCCACGGCCTCGCCGTCCGCGCCCTGCGGGCCCGCGGCGTCGACGCCCGGATCGGCCCGGCGCTGAACCTGCACCCCTGCTACCCCGCCGACGACACCGCCGAGGCCGCCACCGCCACCCGGCTGCACGACGGGTACGAGAACCGCCTCTACCTCGACTCGATCCTCAAGGGCGCGTACCCGGCGGACGTGCTGGCCGACCTGGGCCCGGACAGCCGCATGGTGCGCGCCGTCCGCGACGGTGACCTGGCCGTCATCGCCAGCCCGGTCGACCTGCTCGCGGTCCAGTACTACACGCCCCTCTACGTCACCGGTCAGGGCGGCACCGTCACCAGGTGGCCCACCTCCGAGGCGGAGTGGCAGCAGATCTACCCCGAGGGCATGTACGACATCCTGACCCGGGTCACCCGCGACTACGGCCGCATCCCGATCACGATCACCGAGAACGGGCTGCCCTGCCCGGACCGGCTCGACGCCGACGGCACCGTCGACGACGCCGGCCGGATCGACTTCCTGCGCGACCACTTCGCCGCCGCCCACCGGGCGATCCGCGACGGCGTGCCGCTGGAGAGCTACCACGTCTGGTCGCTGCTGGACAACTTCGAGTGGGCCGAGGGGTACGAGCAGCGCTGGGGCCTGGTCTACGTGGACTACCCGACCCAGCGCCGGGTGCTCAAGCGCAGCGCGCACTGGTACCGCACGGTCATCCGCGACAACGGCCTGTGA
- a CDS encoding roadblock/LC7 domain-containing protein produces MTTLSQEARDLSWLVNAFAERVPGVAHAVVVSSDGLLVAISAHLPRDHADKLAAVTSGLMSITAGAAQMFDGDVVKQTVVEMGRGYFLVMQIRDGSILAVLAAAEADIGVVGYEMARLAKQAGEMLTPALRAELQQALPR; encoded by the coding sequence GTGACGACGTTGAGCCAGGAGGCCCGTGACCTCAGCTGGCTGGTGAACGCGTTCGCGGAGCGGGTCCCCGGGGTGGCGCACGCCGTGGTGGTCTCCTCCGACGGCCTGCTGGTGGCGATCTCCGCGCACCTGCCCCGTGACCACGCGGACAAGCTGGCGGCGGTGACCTCGGGCCTGATGAGCATCACCGCGGGCGCGGCCCAGATGTTCGACGGGGACGTCGTCAAGCAGACGGTGGTGGAGATGGGCCGGGGCTACTTCCTGGTCATGCAGATCCGCGACGGTTCGATCCTGGCCGTGCTGGCCGCCGCCGAGGCCGACATCGGCGTGGTCGGCTACGAGATGGCGCGGCTGGCGAAGCAGGCCGGCGAGATGCTCACCCCGGCGCTGCGGGCGGAGTTGCAGCAGGCGCTGCCCCGCTGA